In Spirosoma aureum, a single genomic region encodes these proteins:
- a CDS encoding alpha-L-rhamnosidase-related protein produces the protein MRPLFYSLFSLLVTLAALPGLTAQSIREELQQKPWKAQWITGPGRPINRFTASSDLSLKDYGVFKFRKTIELPQKPASFLVHVSGDNRYKLYVNGKQVGQGPARGDLYFWNFETLNLAPYLQTGRNTVAAVVWNDGRAKPEAQISYLTAFILQGATETEEILNTNDSWKTIQDQSYQPLPVRVPGYYVAGPAELVDMNKHVKGWEKDNYDDASWAKARMIGPGLTKDAAVNSTGWMLVPSPIPSMEMTQQRLVSVRLAEGVTIPTGFPAGNEKVTIPANTKATILLDQGYLTNAYPTLAFGGGKDATLSMGYAEALYNRRNAPAGPGRMGTLAKGNRDEVEGKSFIGKTDSLLSDGTAGQVYSPLWWRTYRYIRLTINTKSDPLVIDDLYGTFTGYPFTSNAKLQTSSPELGKILDVGWRTARLCAFETYMDCPYYEQLQYIGDARIQALVSLYYAGDERLVRYALTLMDHSRIAEGITLSRYPTDLHQQIPTFSLWWVAMLHDYYRYRPDSLFIKDKLPGARQVLSFFERYQQPDGSLKNVPYWLFTDWTQGKGWDFGMAPIGKNGESAILDLHLLLTYRLAAELENDLGLKDLARKYLNRADQLSKTIQRKYWNPTRHLYADTEDKETYSQHANSLAILTGITPPNQTLTIARTMLSDTTLAPASIYYKFYLHQALTKAGMGNDYLTWLGKWRENLAMGLSTWAETSDVNTSRSDCHAWGSSPNIEFFRIILGIDSDAPGFAKVKITPHLGAIETIRGEIPHPNGTLSVNYIVAKGKLQAEVTLPQKTTGSFVWKAKSYPLKAGKNTLTL, from the coding sequence ATGCGACCTCTTTTTTATAGTTTATTTTCGCTCTTAGTAACGCTGGCAGCACTTCCCGGTCTAACCGCTCAGTCTATTCGGGAAGAGTTGCAGCAAAAACCCTGGAAAGCCCAGTGGATCACCGGCCCCGGCCGGCCTATTAACCGCTTTACGGCCTCGTCGGATCTGAGTCTCAAAGATTATGGCGTCTTCAAGTTCCGGAAAACTATTGAGCTGCCTCAAAAACCAGCTTCGTTTCTAGTCCATGTATCGGGTGATAACCGCTACAAGCTGTACGTCAATGGCAAGCAGGTCGGCCAGGGACCCGCCCGGGGTGATCTCTATTTCTGGAACTTTGAAACACTTAACCTGGCCCCTTACCTACAAACGGGTCGAAATACGGTGGCAGCTGTGGTATGGAACGATGGCCGGGCCAAACCCGAAGCCCAGATCTCTTACTTAACGGCCTTTATTTTGCAGGGGGCCACCGAAACCGAAGAAATACTAAATACCAACGATAGCTGGAAAACGATTCAGGACCAAAGCTACCAACCTCTACCCGTACGCGTGCCTGGCTATTACGTAGCGGGCCCTGCCGAACTTGTTGACATGAATAAGCACGTAAAAGGCTGGGAGAAAGATAATTATGATGATGCGAGCTGGGCTAAGGCCCGAATGATTGGCCCCGGTCTTACCAAAGATGCGGCTGTCAATTCCACAGGCTGGATGTTGGTGCCCTCCCCGATTCCCTCAATGGAAATGACCCAGCAGCGGCTGGTCTCCGTCCGTCTGGCTGAAGGGGTTACGATACCGACGGGTTTTCCAGCTGGTAACGAAAAGGTTACGATTCCGGCCAATACGAAAGCCACAATTCTGCTGGACCAGGGGTATTTGACCAATGCCTATCCAACGCTGGCGTTTGGTGGTGGCAAGGATGCAACGCTGTCGATGGGCTATGCCGAGGCTCTCTACAACCGACGCAATGCCCCTGCAGGTCCCGGACGCATGGGTACGCTTGCCAAAGGGAATCGGGATGAGGTAGAGGGTAAGTCGTTTATTGGCAAAACGGATAGTCTGTTGTCAGACGGTACGGCGGGGCAGGTTTATAGCCCCTTATGGTGGCGAACGTATCGATATATACGTCTCACGATTAACACAAAATCGGACCCCTTGGTTATTGACGATTTATACGGAACATTTACGGGTTATCCATTTACATCGAACGCCAAACTCCAGACCAGTAGTCCGGAACTGGGTAAGATACTCGATGTTGGGTGGCGAACAGCCCGGCTCTGCGCCTTTGAAACGTACATGGATTGTCCCTATTATGAGCAGTTGCAGTACATCGGCGATGCCCGGATTCAGGCGTTGGTATCCCTTTATTACGCCGGCGATGAACGGCTTGTTCGGTATGCGCTCACCCTCATGGATCATTCGCGCATCGCTGAGGGGATTACCTTGAGCCGCTATCCGACCGATTTACATCAGCAAATTCCGACCTTCTCGCTCTGGTGGGTAGCCATGCTTCACGACTATTATCGGTATCGGCCCGATAGCTTATTCATCAAAGACAAACTGCCCGGAGCTCGGCAGGTCCTCTCGTTTTTCGAGCGCTATCAACAGCCAGATGGATCGCTAAAGAACGTTCCCTATTGGCTATTCACCGACTGGACTCAGGGAAAAGGCTGGGATTTTGGCATGGCACCCATCGGCAAAAACGGGGAATCGGCTATATTGGATCTACATTTATTATTGACGTATCGACTGGCCGCAGAGCTGGAAAACGATCTGGGGTTAAAAGATCTGGCCCGAAAGTATTTGAACCGGGCTGATCAACTTAGCAAGACCATTCAGCGGAAGTACTGGAACCCGACCCGTCATCTGTATGCGGACACGGAAGACAAAGAGACTTATTCACAACACGCCAACTCGCTGGCCATTCTAACGGGCATTACTCCGCCTAATCAGACCCTGACAATAGCCCGGACGATGCTGAGCGATACGACACTGGCACCAGCCTCGATTTATTACAAGTTTTATCTGCATCAGGCCCTGACCAAAGCAGGTATGGGTAATGATTACCTGACCTGGCTGGGCAAGTGGCGGGAAAATCTAGCCATGGGTTTGTCGACCTGGGCTGAAACCTCCGACGTAAACACATCCCGCTCGGATTGCCATGCCTGGGGTTCGAGTCCCAATATTGAATTCTTCCGGATAATACTGGGTATTGACAGCGATGCACCAGGGTTTGCTAAAGTGAAAATCACCCCGCATTTAGGCGCCATCGAGACCATCAGGGGTGAGATACCGCATCCCAATGGAACGCTATCAGTTAATTATATAGTTGCAAAGGGGAAGCTTCAGGCTGAGGTAACACTGCCCCAAAAAACAACGGGCAGTTTTGTCTGGAAGGCCAAATCGTACCCATTAAAAGCCGGTAAGAACACCCTCACCTTATGA
- a CDS encoding carboxylesterase/lipase family protein, which translates to MIPIDRRHFLSQLALTAAAMSLPPYSFASTGKADEYVVTDTSYGQIRGMRKDGVNLFRGIPYGGRISGDRRFRRPMPLQPWTGVRDALEFGAPAIQPPRRNEPAPSEDCLFLNVWTPANDNRKRPVMFYSHGGGFVIGSGAAGGQDGSNLARNFDVVVVETNHRLGLLGFLYLDEIAGSEYAGSGNMGMLDIVDGLKWVHDNIARFGGDPANVMIWGESGGGAKTSCLYAMPSAAPYFNKASIESGPGVRMTPKEVAAETTAMLLKELNIAPKDWRKLLEVPVADLLTMQNKLPFVPPFQEKNKNQGMMRRNYGGFGPVVDGGALPHHPFDPTAPAISRNKPLLVGWNEDEYTFFAWERKDTDFAKLDFEGVQKRLEPQFGQETAKVIEAYRKATPNATAPQLYIAISSIAMMGLGSVDIAEKKVKQGGAPVYLYNFGYKSEKPIPGTDYPMGTPHAMDISFKFNNEIPPRDGSQPKESFFGGNRPERFVASRHFAELWTTFARTGKPTAKDVPAWPAYNLKDRPMMRIDAQCEVIDNRYSQELTMWRSIGKL; encoded by the coding sequence ATGATTCCGATTGACCGACGCCATTTTCTCAGCCAGCTTGCCCTCACGGCGGCAGCTATGAGTTTACCCCCCTATAGCTTTGCATCAACGGGCAAGGCCGATGAGTATGTGGTGACCGACACTTCATATGGTCAAATACGGGGAATGCGTAAAGACGGGGTCAATTTGTTTCGAGGCATTCCTTACGGTGGCCGCATCTCGGGGGATCGCCGGTTTCGCCGGCCCATGCCCCTGCAGCCCTGGACCGGCGTACGGGATGCCCTGGAGTTTGGCGCACCGGCCATTCAACCACCCCGGCGAAATGAACCGGCTCCGTCTGAAGACTGTCTGTTCTTAAACGTCTGGACCCCGGCAAATGACAATCGGAAGCGTCCCGTAATGTTCTACAGCCACGGTGGTGGCTTTGTGATCGGGTCAGGCGCAGCCGGTGGGCAGGACGGCTCAAACCTGGCGCGCAATTTCGACGTGGTGGTGGTCGAGACAAATCACCGACTAGGTCTACTGGGCTTTTTGTATCTGGACGAAATTGCAGGATCTGAGTACGCAGGGTCGGGTAACATGGGAATGCTCGACATCGTGGATGGACTGAAATGGGTCCATGATAACATTGCCCGGTTTGGGGGCGATCCAGCCAATGTGATGATCTGGGGTGAATCGGGGGGCGGAGCCAAAACGTCCTGCCTGTATGCTATGCCTTCGGCTGCTCCCTATTTCAACAAAGCCTCTATTGAGAGCGGACCTGGTGTACGCATGACTCCGAAAGAAGTTGCGGCCGAAACGACCGCGATGCTGCTCAAAGAGCTCAACATTGCTCCCAAAGACTGGCGAAAGCTGCTGGAAGTTCCGGTGGCTGACTTGCTGACCATGCAGAACAAGCTACCGTTTGTACCTCCCTTCCAGGAAAAAAATAAGAATCAGGGGATGATGCGCCGGAATTACGGTGGATTTGGTCCGGTAGTCGATGGCGGAGCGCTGCCCCATCATCCCTTCGACCCAACAGCGCCGGCCATTTCCCGTAATAAACCGCTCCTGGTGGGTTGGAACGAAGATGAATATACCTTCTTCGCCTGGGAACGGAAAGATACCGACTTCGCTAAGCTGGATTTCGAAGGGGTACAGAAGCGACTCGAACCGCAATTTGGTCAGGAGACGGCCAAAGTTATCGAAGCGTATCGAAAAGCGACTCCCAACGCGACGGCTCCACAGCTCTATATTGCCATTTCCTCCATTGCCATGATGGGGCTTGGATCGGTGGACATCGCCGAAAAGAAAGTAAAACAGGGTGGAGCGCCGGTCTACCTTTACAACTTTGGCTATAAATCCGAGAAACCCATTCCCGGCACGGACTATCCCATGGGCACGCCCCACGCCATGGACATTTCCTTTAAGTTCAACAACGAGATTCCACCCCGCGACGGCTCGCAGCCTAAAGAAAGCTTTTTTGGCGGCAACCGGCCCGAGCGCTTTGTGGCCTCTCGTCATTTTGCTGAGCTTTGGACCACCTTCGCCCGCACGGGCAAGCCAACCGCTAAAGATGTACCCGCCTGGCCGGCCTATAACCTCAAAGACCGGCCGATGATGCGCATCGATGCGCAATGTGAGGTCATCGATAACCGATACAGTCAGGAACTGACCATGTGGCGGTCAATCGGTAAATTATAG
- a CDS encoding LysR family transcriptional regulator: protein MELRQLRYFVGVAEALHFGQAARKLCVTQSALSQQIKLLEAELGTDLFVGIQRTKWHKVELTEAGTLFLVDAQRILHLSEQAVHNIQQVVAKQQRVRLGVFKLILPERIVGMLELFSAHFPALDVKIVELANTVQVQEWVANEQIDLGMTVLPLVCEGLLATPYAEADYTILMNRDHPLANQTGVLLEQLQNEKWVDVGRDAGVFFVQAEDICRLANFSRSSNIVQQVPSFDLLKSMVRLGKGIAFIPASLDLQQEPNLVSMPIINADGTSFKQIVIRHVLVHKSEQPKPLVEALAGLVNY from the coding sequence ATGGAATTGCGTCAGTTGAGATACTTCGTTGGTGTAGCTGAGGCACTGCATTTTGGTCAGGCAGCCAGGAAACTATGCGTGACTCAATCTGCCTTGAGTCAACAAATTAAGCTACTGGAAGCGGAGCTAGGAACTGACCTGTTCGTAGGCATCCAGCGCACAAAATGGCATAAAGTTGAACTGACGGAAGCAGGAACTCTTTTTCTGGTCGATGCCCAGCGTATTCTGCACTTGAGTGAGCAAGCCGTTCATAACATTCAACAGGTTGTAGCTAAACAGCAGCGTGTCAGGCTGGGCGTTTTCAAATTGATTCTGCCGGAACGGATTGTAGGCATGCTCGAATTATTTTCAGCCCACTTTCCCGCACTGGACGTTAAAATCGTGGAACTGGCAAATACCGTTCAGGTACAGGAATGGGTCGCTAATGAACAGATTGATTTGGGAATGACCGTGCTTCCTCTGGTCTGCGAAGGCTTATTGGCAACTCCCTATGCTGAAGCTGATTACACCATTCTAATGAACCGGGACCATCCGCTGGCTAACCAGACGGGCGTACTGCTGGAGCAGCTTCAAAACGAAAAGTGGGTTGACGTCGGACGGGATGCCGGGGTGTTTTTCGTGCAGGCGGAGGATATATGTCGCCTGGCTAATTTTAGCCGATCCAGCAATATTGTACAGCAGGTGCCTTCGTTTGACTTACTAAAGAGTATGGTTCGACTGGGAAAAGGCATTGCGTTTATTCCGGCTTCCCTGGATTTACAGCAGGAGCCCAATCTGGTGTCGATGCCCATTATCAACGCGGATGGAACGTCCTTCAAACAGATTGTTATCCGGCATGTATTGGTTCATAAATCGGAACAGCCTAAACCATTGGTAGAAGCGTTAGCAGGCTTGGTCAACTACTAA